Proteins encoded by one window of Chondromyces crocatus:
- a CDS encoding cation:proton antiporter gives MPHNLDLIFTLTGGLTAALVLGFITHRLRLSPIVGYLLAGIAVGPFTPGYVAHGGIAEQFAELGVILLMFGVGLHFHLKELLAVRRVALPGAIVQSAAATALGVVVAQFAGWGTAAGVVFGLAISVASTVVLLRVLADYDVLHTPAGHVAVGWLVVEDVFTVLVLVMLPVVTGPEASGDLKGILLSVGAAILKIGVLMAFTLIVGQWVIPRLLGYVAKTRSRELFTLTVLVLALGIAVGSAKLFGASMALGAFLAGMVVGQSALSSRAASEVLPLRDAFAVLFFVSVGMLFNPAEVGAHLGLVVGTLAVILIGKPVAAFVVVVLLGYPMKKAVTVAVALAQIGEFSFILATLGRSLGVLPEQAMPALVVASVISITLNPMIFRYVEPVSRWLETRWGNKRKDDEPMADIKHADPAHRAVVVGYGPVGRTLTKLLRENEIDPTVIELNHETVHRLNQEGIRAVYGDAAQPEILERAGIKEASSLVFAASGSPADAVILTARSMNPDIQVLARTAFLREVQALKDAGASVVTVAEAEVALAMTEHLLTQLGATVEQLDRARERVRTDLGSLVGVKVGA, from the coding sequence GGCTTCATCACCCACCGACTTCGGCTCTCGCCGATCGTGGGATACCTGCTCGCCGGGATCGCGGTGGGCCCCTTCACGCCGGGGTACGTGGCCCACGGTGGAATCGCCGAGCAGTTTGCGGAGCTGGGGGTGATCCTGCTCATGTTTGGCGTGGGGCTGCACTTCCACCTGAAGGAGCTCCTGGCCGTGCGTCGGGTGGCCCTCCCGGGTGCGATCGTGCAGAGCGCCGCAGCGACGGCACTCGGGGTGGTGGTGGCGCAGTTCGCTGGCTGGGGTACGGCGGCGGGTGTGGTGTTCGGTCTTGCCATCTCGGTGGCGAGCACCGTCGTCTTGCTGCGCGTGCTGGCGGACTACGACGTGCTCCACACGCCAGCCGGGCACGTGGCCGTCGGCTGGCTGGTCGTCGAGGATGTGTTCACCGTGCTCGTGCTGGTGATGCTGCCCGTCGTCACCGGCCCCGAGGCGAGCGGCGATCTGAAGGGGATCTTGCTCTCCGTGGGGGCGGCGATCCTGAAGATCGGCGTGCTCATGGCCTTCACGCTGATCGTGGGGCAGTGGGTGATCCCGCGTCTGCTCGGGTACGTGGCGAAGACGCGTTCGCGCGAGCTGTTCACGCTCACGGTGCTGGTGCTGGCGCTCGGCATCGCCGTCGGATCGGCGAAGCTGTTCGGCGCGTCGATGGCACTCGGTGCGTTCCTCGCGGGGATGGTGGTCGGCCAGTCGGCGCTCAGCTCCAGGGCGGCGTCGGAGGTGCTGCCGCTGCGTGACGCGTTCGCGGTGCTGTTCTTCGTGTCGGTCGGCATGCTGTTCAACCCGGCAGAGGTGGGGGCTCACCTCGGCCTCGTCGTTGGCACGCTGGCGGTGATCCTGATCGGCAAGCCGGTGGCCGCGTTCGTGGTGGTGGTGCTGCTCGGCTACCCCATGAAGAAGGCGGTCACGGTCGCCGTCGCGCTGGCGCAGATCGGTGAGTTCTCCTTCATCCTGGCCACGCTCGGTCGCAGCCTGGGCGTGCTGCCCGAGCAGGCGATGCCGGCGCTCGTGGTGGCGTCCGTGATCTCCATCACGCTGAACCCGATGATCTTCCGGTACGTCGAGCCGGTCTCGCGCTGGCTGGAGACACGCTGGGGGAACAAGCGGAAGGACGATGAGCCGATGGCCGACATCAAGCACGCAGACCCGGCGCACCGGGCGGTGGTCGTCGGCTACGGTCCGGTGGGCCGCACGCTGACCAAGCTGCTGCGCGAGAACGAGATCGATCCCACGGTGATCGAGCTGAACCACGAGACGGTCCACCGGCTGAACCAGGAGGGGATCCGTGCAGTCTACGGCGACGCGGCGCAGCCGGAGATCCTGGAGCGCGCTGGCATCAAGGAGGCGTCGAGCCTCGTGTTCGCCGCGTCGGGCTCACCGGCCGATGCGGTGATCCTGACGGCGCGCTCGATGAACCCGGACATCCAGGTGCTCGCGCGGACGGCGTTCCTGCGCGAGGTACAGGCGCTGAAGGATGCCGGGGCGTCGGTGGTCACCGTCGCGGAGGCGGAGGTGGCGCTGGCGATGACGGAGCACCTGCTCACCCAGCTCGGCGCGACGGTGGAGCAGCTCGATCGGGCGCGTGAGCGCGTGCGCACCGATCTGGGGTCGCTGGTGGGCGTGAAGGTCGGCGCCTGA
- a CDS encoding DNA topoisomerase IB codes for MRVDRRHARSFASRGRRSEPRTRKARRGKKALALPPVQVLPVASAEEAGLRYVTDAMSGLRRMRAGRGFYYVGVSGQPVRDKAELARIQALGIPPAWTDVWICPFRDGHLQATGRDARGRKQYRYHVRFREVRDETKYHRLLSFAAALPGIRRRVEEDLARSGLCRERVLATVVRLLEKTLIRVGNDEYARSNESFGLTTLRDEHVEVQGPELRFSFRGKSGRDHAIGVRDARLARIVKRCQDLPGEELFQYVDEAGAQRVIHSGDVNQYLREISGQEFTAKDFRTWAGTVLAAQELSRVGPASTVAQSKRNVVAAIDAVAARLGNTRAVCKRCYVHPLLLEVYAEGKLPVPSTGAATGEGAATAEVRRAVIAVENALPPHEVWVVELLEARLRAAADAPSLEAQLVKSVRVTRVKATRRGSGRSVEKGEGRGRASKGQAVAKSRATAKGRASTKGVSGTSRGTRRP; via the coding sequence ATGAGGGTCGACCGCCGTCACGCCCGTTCTTTCGCCTCGCGGGGGCGCAGGTCCGAGCCGCGCACCCGGAAGGCGCGGCGCGGCAAGAAGGCGCTGGCGCTGCCGCCTGTGCAGGTGCTGCCCGTGGCCTCGGCAGAGGAGGCCGGGCTCCGCTACGTGACCGACGCCATGTCCGGGCTCCGGCGGATGCGGGCAGGCCGGGGCTTCTACTACGTGGGGGTGAGCGGTCAGCCGGTGCGGGACAAGGCGGAGCTGGCCAGGATCCAGGCGCTGGGGATCCCGCCCGCATGGACCGATGTCTGGATCTGTCCCTTCAGGGACGGGCACCTCCAGGCGACGGGCCGCGATGCGCGGGGGCGCAAGCAGTACCGCTACCACGTGCGCTTCCGTGAGGTGCGGGACGAGACGAAGTACCACCGGCTGCTGTCGTTCGCGGCGGCGTTGCCGGGGATCCGGCGGCGGGTGGAGGAGGATCTGGCGCGGTCGGGGCTGTGCCGTGAGCGGGTGCTCGCGACGGTGGTGCGGTTGCTGGAGAAGACGCTGATCCGGGTGGGGAACGATGAGTACGCGCGGAGCAACGAGTCGTTCGGGTTGACGACGTTGCGGGACGAGCACGTGGAGGTGCAAGGGCCAGAGCTGCGGTTCTCGTTCCGGGGGAAGTCGGGGCGCGATCATGCGATCGGGGTGCGCGACGCGCGGCTGGCGAGGATCGTGAAGCGCTGCCAGGACCTGCCCGGGGAAGAGCTGTTCCAGTACGTCGACGAGGCTGGAGCCCAGCGCGTGATCCACTCGGGGGACGTGAACCAGTACCTGCGGGAGATCTCGGGGCAGGAGTTCACGGCGAAGGATTTCCGGACCTGGGCGGGGACGGTGCTGGCTGCTCAGGAGCTGTCCCGGGTGGGGCCAGCGTCGACGGTGGCGCAGAGCAAGCGGAACGTGGTGGCAGCGATCGACGCGGTGGCGGCGCGGCTGGGCAACACGCGGGCGGTGTGCAAGCGCTGCTATGTGCACCCGCTGCTGCTGGAGGTGTACGCGGAAGGAAAGCTGCCGGTGCCGTCGACGGGCGCCGCAACGGGGGAAGGGGCGGCGACGGCAGAGGTGCGTCGGGCGGTGATCGCAGTGGAGAACGCGCTGCCACCTCACGAGGTGTGGGTGGTGGAGCTGCTGGAGGCGCGGTTGCGTGCGGCGGCGGATGCGCCGTCGCTGGAGGCGCAGCTCGTGAAGAGTGTGCGGGTGACGCGGGTGAAGGCGACGCGAAGGGGGTCGGGGAGGTCGGTGGAGAAGGGGGAGGGAAGGGGACGGGCGTCGAAGGGGCAGGCGGTCGCGAAGTCGCGAGCGACGGCGAAGGGACGGGCGTCGACGAAAGGCGTCAGCGGAACGTCGCGAGGGACGCGACGGCCGTGA
- a CDS encoding HD domain-containing protein, whose product MEALEYAAVRAERGPENQVVRASTADFKAATTLYLPDVRKMLDRVMMSSDAEAGLDALLECGALAAMLPEVEAMVGFGDGEWRHKDVWKHTKQVVRQAVPRLEVRWAALLHDIGKLKTRSISPNGEVHFFGHAEVGARMFDRIDRRLPLFARDEALKSTVRLLILHHLRASQYDASWTDSAVRRFTKEMGDLLKDLLDLSRADITTKRPEKKRRGLRQISELSDRVEKLAVEDAVIPPLPGGIGDAIMSAFCIPPSRRIGELKKALEAAVESGELQPHQPSEFYVNFLREQADRFDL is encoded by the coding sequence ATGGAAGCCCTCGAGTACGCGGCGGTGCGCGCCGAGCGAGGGCCCGAGAACCAGGTCGTCCGGGCGTCCACGGCCGATTTCAAGGCCGCGACCACGCTCTATCTCCCCGACGTCCGGAAGATGCTCGACCGGGTGATGATGTCGTCCGACGCCGAGGCGGGCCTCGACGCCCTCCTCGAGTGCGGCGCCCTCGCCGCCATGCTCCCCGAGGTCGAGGCCATGGTCGGCTTCGGTGACGGGGAGTGGCGCCACAAGGACGTCTGGAAGCACACGAAGCAAGTCGTGCGTCAGGCCGTCCCTCGCCTCGAGGTCCGCTGGGCCGCGCTGCTCCACGACATCGGCAAGCTCAAGACCAGGAGCATCTCGCCAAACGGCGAGGTCCACTTCTTCGGACACGCCGAGGTCGGCGCGCGCATGTTCGACCGGATCGACCGGCGCCTCCCCCTCTTCGCGCGCGACGAAGCCCTCAAGAGCACCGTCCGGCTGCTCATCCTGCACCACCTGCGCGCGAGCCAGTACGACGCCTCGTGGACCGACAGTGCCGTCCGCCGCTTCACCAAGGAGATGGGAGACCTGCTCAAGGACCTCCTCGATCTCTCCCGCGCCGACATCACCACCAAGCGCCCCGAGAAGAAGCGCCGGGGCCTGCGGCAGATCAGCGAGCTTTCCGATCGCGTGGAGAAGCTGGCCGTCGAGGACGCGGTCATCCCTCCGCTCCCGGGCGGCATCGGCGACGCGATCATGTCCGCGTTCTGCATTCCCCCCTCCCGCCGCATCGGGGAGCTCAAGAAGGCGCTCGAAGCGGCGGTGGAGTCTGGCGAGCTCCAGCCCCACCAGCCTTCGGAGTTCTACGTGAACTTCCTGCGCGAGCAGGCCGATCGCTTCGATCTGTGA
- a CDS encoding SixA phosphatase family protein: MRLYVMRHGPAEDRSATGRDADRALTAEGKGRVQAVALHLQGQRGSTSTLRILSSPLRRARETAEIMAGVLQEAERVGASELGPELREELALDADLPQTLRLASEALGTGVDTLLVGHAPTVDHLLRSLAPGDGQKPPATVAGGFCTAMVVALEPHEAAPRWRMVDMIDPRTFRDTENHR, from the coding sequence ATGCGGCTCTACGTGATGCGCCACGGTCCGGCGGAGGATCGGTCCGCGACGGGCCGTGACGCCGACCGGGCGCTGACCGCCGAGGGCAAAGGCCGGGTCCAGGCGGTCGCCCTCCATCTGCAAGGTCAGCGGGGAAGCACGTCCACCCTGCGCATCCTCTCCAGCCCCCTCCGCCGCGCCCGTGAGACGGCCGAGATCATGGCTGGAGTCCTTCAAGAGGCCGAGCGAGTCGGCGCCTCCGAGCTCGGCCCCGAGCTTCGCGAAGAGCTGGCGCTCGATGCCGACCTACCGCAGACGCTGCGCCTCGCCTCGGAGGCCCTCGGCACTGGCGTGGACACGCTGCTCGTCGGACACGCGCCGACCGTCGACCATCTCCTCCGCAGCCTCGCCCCGGGTGACGGCCAGAAGCCACCGGCCACCGTCGCGGGCGGCTTCTGCACCGCCATGGTCGTCGCCCTGGAACCTCATGAAGCTGCACCGCGCTGGCGGATGGTCGACATGATCGACCCGCGGACGTTCCGGGACACCGAGAACCATCGGTAA
- the recA gene encoding recombinase RecA — translation MSEEKNSKQKHAALELAIASVEKEYGKGAIMRLKEGQSLHDEVPAISSGSLSLDIALGIGGYPRGRIVEIYGPESSGKTTLTLHAIANIQKNGGTAAFIDAEHALDVNYAKKLGVKTDELLISQPDYGEQALEIADMLVRSNAVDVIIVDSVAALVPKAEIEGDMGDSHVGLQARLMSQALRKLTGTVSRSQCLLVFINQIRMKIGVMFGSPETTTGGNALKFYSSVRLDIRRVGQIKEAVAGGKDPAVVGNRTKVKVVKNKMAPPFREVEFDILYGHGISHSGDVIDLATEASIVEKSGSWYSFQGERIGQGRENARSFLEQHPAMLEKVEQLVLAKHGIHRRPGNGADAAPAAPAPQGKGREAAAPAAEGGKRQTPKAN, via the coding sequence ATGTCGGAAGAAAAGAACAGCAAGCAGAAGCACGCCGCCCTGGAACTCGCCATCGCGAGCGTGGAGAAGGAATACGGCAAGGGCGCCATCATGCGCCTCAAGGAGGGGCAATCCCTCCATGATGAGGTGCCGGCCATCTCCTCGGGCTCGCTCAGCCTGGACATCGCCCTCGGCATCGGCGGCTACCCGCGCGGCCGCATCGTGGAGATCTACGGCCCGGAGTCGAGCGGCAAGACGACCCTGACCCTGCACGCCATCGCCAACATCCAGAAAAACGGCGGCACGGCAGCCTTCATCGACGCCGAGCACGCGCTCGACGTCAACTACGCGAAAAAGCTCGGGGTGAAGACGGACGAGCTGCTCATCTCCCAGCCCGATTACGGCGAGCAGGCGCTGGAGATCGCCGACATGCTGGTCCGGTCCAACGCCGTCGACGTCATCATCGTCGACTCCGTGGCCGCCCTCGTTCCCAAGGCCGAGATCGAAGGCGACATGGGCGACAGCCACGTCGGCCTGCAGGCCCGCCTGATGAGCCAGGCGCTCCGCAAGCTCACCGGCACCGTCTCCCGGTCCCAGTGCCTCCTGGTCTTCATCAACCAGATCCGCATGAAGATCGGCGTCATGTTCGGCAGCCCCGAGACCACGACCGGCGGCAACGCCCTCAAGTTCTACTCCTCGGTGCGCCTCGACATCCGCCGCGTCGGCCAGATCAAGGAGGCCGTGGCGGGCGGCAAGGACCCGGCCGTGGTCGGTAACCGGACCAAGGTGAAGGTGGTGAAGAACAAGATGGCCCCCCCCTTCCGGGAGGTGGAGTTCGACATCCTCTACGGTCACGGGATCAGCCACAGCGGCGACGTCATCGACCTGGCCACCGAGGCGAGCATCGTGGAGAAGAGCGGCTCCTGGTACTCGTTCCAGGGAGAGCGCATCGGACAGGGCCGAGAGAACGCCCGCTCCTTCCTGGAGCAGCATCCGGCCATGCTGGAGAAGGTCGAGCAGCTCGTGCTGGCCAAGCATGGCATCCACCGTCGCCCCGGGAACGGCGCCGATGCTGCACCGGCCGCACCGGCTCCCCAGGGGAAAGGTCGTGAAGCGGCGGCCCCTGCTGCCGAGGGGGGAAAGCGCCAGACCCCCAAGGCCAACTAG
- a CDS encoding POTRA domain-containing protein has translation MLAVVALAGQPAHAVDPLPGTSGDEPRTAAQAAAFAAEERVQGADTPPLEPPPSLGDLAGKPIGRISVTAVGGRWPRVEPVTTVELGDPLSAEAARTALSELLSTGTFARGSAEVVPLEDGEAELRLYLLPRRLVATVKITGAALGVAPTLDAARIAEGSEVTAPMLSEIAERIRVYYGQHGYPTAQVAVDAADTDDPMRVVLAIDINAGPPRSIAQRVFVIDPAADRELGSLKRRYRYGAGDRVDEPAFSEADTEMTELLRKNGFHRAEVAHRVVHAGSYSYLYVYLTPGPRIIPAFEGNRAFDADALEEALELDGETEHKPAELVERLRSFYVRRGFLDAEVRAEERKGTSDTTIYLVFLVHEHQQVRVNKRVFPCLTGHLSPNDVGGEIQTFLEEDLPGGEFITLPDVTAIDGIFGPTQGAGGRAKPVDLNPAMTYDRETYDRALNHIRDLYYAKGYLNAIVGPVTALRATCSRQSPADRCIPDPPKVTVAAQCRTDQYGLPLPEPPVPDALQCRPDPVRGIECAPEITLRIPIHPGPQTTLYDIAFEGNRAFTERDLARMADLALGQPLSTLDLDAARLRMLDAYRERGYAYAEVRAVVEPSPDRTRARARFVVTERDQVIVDGFVIKGAVRTNHALILRRLALKKGQPFGQKQVRTSEERIATLGPFSSVSVSLEDPDVPQRRKRVLITVAEQLPQYLDPRIGFSTGEGIRFAVEYGHRNIGGAAIAVTLRIQLNALLDFMIIDPGVRANYAPLSGLERLERRNSISVLLPEIGLGPLVSLSFDAIDVRDNQRDFGMTKQAVIPTLSFRPRRTLTSQFGLSAELNDVKLFNEEARNATLRRLRVPQGETMALAQKFNMVWDGRDSPFAATKGVLMSGSVEHVNAFPSDDSEDQAAISHFLRLAGRVSGYIPLPLKGVSIALSMSGGYNLQLAKGSETYPDRLFFMGGVDSMRAFLVDAMVPQDVAARILSGAPNAQGEPTTIDNVLIRGGDLALNPRAELRFPLGSSSVFQGGIFLDTGNVWADPREFDLFALRYAAGAGLRIGTPIGPLALDYGINLLRRPWEDFGAFQFSIGLF, from the coding sequence GTGCTCGCCGTGGTCGCACTCGCGGGCCAGCCGGCGCACGCCGTGGATCCTCTTCCGGGGACATCCGGCGACGAGCCACGCACCGCCGCACAGGCTGCCGCTTTCGCGGCCGAAGAGCGCGTGCAAGGCGCCGACACCCCACCGCTCGAACCGCCGCCCTCCCTCGGCGATCTCGCTGGAAAACCGATCGGCAGGATCAGCGTCACGGCGGTCGGAGGTCGGTGGCCGCGCGTCGAGCCCGTCACCACGGTGGAGCTGGGCGACCCCCTGAGCGCCGAGGCCGCGCGGACCGCCTTGAGCGAGCTGCTCTCGACGGGGACCTTCGCCCGCGGCTCCGCCGAGGTGGTCCCCCTCGAGGACGGGGAGGCCGAGCTCCGCCTCTACCTGCTCCCGCGTCGCCTCGTCGCGACGGTGAAGATCACGGGGGCTGCCCTGGGCGTCGCCCCCACCCTGGACGCTGCCAGAATCGCCGAGGGCAGCGAGGTCACGGCGCCGATGCTGTCCGAGATCGCCGAGCGCATCCGCGTCTACTACGGCCAGCACGGCTACCCCACGGCGCAGGTGGCCGTGGATGCTGCGGACACGGACGACCCGATGCGGGTGGTGCTCGCCATCGACATCAACGCCGGCCCCCCGCGCTCGATCGCGCAGCGCGTGTTCGTCATCGATCCTGCTGCCGACCGGGAGCTCGGCTCCCTCAAACGCCGGTATCGCTATGGCGCCGGCGACCGCGTCGACGAGCCAGCCTTCAGCGAAGCCGACACGGAGATGACGGAGCTGCTCCGGAAGAACGGTTTCCACCGCGCCGAGGTGGCGCACCGGGTGGTGCACGCGGGGTCGTACAGCTACCTCTACGTCTATCTCACCCCGGGTCCCAGGATCATCCCCGCCTTCGAGGGCAACCGCGCCTTCGACGCCGACGCGCTGGAGGAGGCCCTGGAGCTGGACGGAGAGACGGAGCACAAACCCGCAGAGCTGGTGGAGCGGCTCCGCTCTTTCTACGTGCGCCGGGGCTTCCTGGACGCCGAGGTCCGGGCCGAGGAGCGCAAAGGGACGAGCGACACCACCATCTACCTCGTGTTCCTCGTGCACGAGCACCAGCAGGTGCGGGTGAACAAGCGGGTCTTCCCCTGCTTGACGGGGCACCTCAGCCCCAATGACGTCGGGGGCGAGATCCAGACCTTTCTCGAAGAAGATCTACCCGGCGGAGAGTTCATCACCCTCCCCGACGTCACGGCGATCGACGGCATCTTCGGCCCGACCCAGGGCGCCGGCGGCCGGGCCAAGCCCGTCGATCTGAACCCGGCGATGACGTACGACCGGGAGACCTACGATCGCGCGCTGAACCACATCCGGGATCTCTACTACGCGAAGGGATACCTCAACGCGATCGTCGGCCCGGTGACCGCGCTCCGCGCCACCTGCTCGCGGCAGTCGCCCGCCGATCGCTGCATCCCCGACCCCCCGAAGGTCACGGTCGCGGCCCAGTGCCGCACCGATCAGTACGGCCTCCCCCTCCCGGAGCCCCCGGTCCCCGACGCGCTCCAGTGCCGGCCCGATCCCGTGCGTGGGATCGAGTGCGCGCCAGAGATCACCCTGCGCATTCCCATCCACCCTGGACCGCAGACGACCCTCTACGACATCGCCTTCGAAGGCAACCGCGCCTTCACCGAGCGCGATCTCGCCCGCATGGCCGACCTCGCCCTGGGGCAGCCGCTCTCCACCCTCGATCTCGACGCCGCCCGCCTGCGCATGCTCGATGCCTACCGCGAGCGCGGGTACGCTTACGCCGAGGTCCGTGCCGTCGTCGAGCCCTCGCCCGACCGCACGCGGGCCCGCGCGCGCTTCGTCGTCACCGAGCGCGACCAGGTCATCGTCGACGGCTTCGTGATCAAGGGCGCCGTACGCACGAACCACGCGCTCATCCTCCGCCGCCTCGCCCTCAAGAAAGGGCAGCCCTTCGGCCAGAAGCAGGTCCGCACCAGCGAGGAGCGCATCGCCACGCTGGGCCCCTTCTCCAGCGTGTCCGTGTCCCTCGAGGACCCCGACGTCCCGCAGCGCAGGAAGCGGGTGCTGATCACGGTCGCCGAGCAGCTCCCGCAGTACCTGGATCCGCGCATCGGCTTCTCGACGGGTGAAGGCATCCGCTTCGCCGTGGAGTACGGCCACCGCAACATCGGCGGCGCCGCCATCGCCGTCACGCTGCGGATCCAGCTCAACGCCCTGCTCGACTTCATGATCATCGATCCCGGCGTCCGCGCGAACTACGCCCCGCTGAGCGGTCTGGAGCGGCTCGAGCGGCGCAACAGCATCTCGGTCCTCCTCCCCGAGATCGGCCTCGGACCGCTGGTCAGCCTGTCGTTCGATGCCATCGACGTCCGCGACAACCAGCGCGACTTCGGCATGACGAAGCAAGCCGTCATCCCGACCTTGAGCTTCCGGCCTCGCCGCACGCTGACCAGCCAGTTCGGCCTGAGCGCCGAGCTGAACGACGTGAAGCTCTTCAACGAGGAGGCACGCAACGCCACGCTCCGCCGGCTGCGGGTCCCCCAGGGTGAGACCATGGCCCTCGCCCAGAAGTTCAACATGGTCTGGGACGGGCGCGACAGCCCGTTCGCCGCGACCAAAGGCGTGCTCATGAGCGGTAGCGTCGAGCACGTGAACGCCTTCCCGTCCGACGACAGCGAGGACCAGGCGGCCATCAGCCACTTCCTCCGCCTCGCAGGCCGGGTCTCGGGCTACATCCCGCTGCCGCTGAAGGGCGTGAGCATCGCCCTCAGCATGTCCGGCGGCTACAACCTCCAGCTCGCCAAGGGCAGCGAAACGTACCCCGATCGCCTCTTCTTCATGGGTGGCGTCGACTCGATGCGCGCCTTCCTCGTGGATGCCATGGTCCCCCAGGACGTGGCCGCCCGGATCCTCTCCGGCGCCCCCAACGCCCAGGGCGAGCCGACCACCATCGACAACGTGCTCATCCGCGGCGGCGATCTCGCCCTCAACCCCCGGGCCGAGCTGCGGTTCCCCCTGGGCTCCAGCTCCGTCTTCCAGGGCGGCATCTTCCTCGACACCGGCAATGTCTGGGCGGACCCGCGCGAGTTCGACCTCTTCGCCTTGCGCTATGCCGCCGGCGCAGGCCTGCGCATCGGCACCCCCATCGGCCCGCTCGCCCTCGACTACGGCATCAACCTGCTCCGACGGCCCTGGGAAGACTTCGGCGCCTTCCAGTTCTCGATCGGTCTATTCTGA